The genomic window ACGGGGGTGAAGCTGTTTTGGTTGGTAGATACACCCAGGGCCCCGAAGTAATTCTCGCCCCAGCCCCACAGCGTGCCGTCGGAGCGCAAGGCCATGCTATAGCTCGACCCGCAGCTCAGCTGCGTCCAGCGGGTGCCCGGGGCGGCTCCCGTTGGCGTTGGAATCAGTATGGGGGCGCTCTGGGAGAGGCCGCTGCCGTCGCCGAGGGCCCCGGAGGAGTTGGAGCCCCAGGCCCACAACGTGTTATCGGAGCGCGAGGCCAGGGTGTGGACGCTGCCGGCCTCCACCTGCGTCCAGACGGTGCCGGCCGCGGCCGTGGCCGGGTGCGGTATGGCGGTGGGGGAGGTGCCGCCCGGCGAGGTTTGATTGCCGTTGCCATACCGGCCGTAGTTGGTGCCCCAGGCCCAGAGCGAGCCGTCGGAACGGAGCGCAAAGGCCGTGTTGGCCCCGGCCGTGACCTGCGTCCACACGGTGCGGGGCCCGGTGGCGGCCAGAATTTTGACCTCCTGGGGCGTTGGGCTAATCTCCGTGGTGGTCGGATACCCTAACTGCCCGTCCCGGTTGATACCCCACGACCACAAGGAGCCATCAGCGCGCAAGGCCATCGTGTAGTACGTGGCAACGGAGCCATCCACCGCGACAAAGGGCGAGGTAGTCGGGGTTTGGGCCATGCCGGAGCCCGCCCGCAGGGCCAGGCACCACACCAGGCAGCCTCGGAGAAAGTACTTGTGCTTCATGTAAGAAGATAGAGGTAGAAGAAACCGGAATGCCACCGCTCGGCAGTGAAAGTAGGGCGGAAGATAGGGCCCCACCGCCGAACTGTCGCTACGGGAGCTGCCCCGGACCGG from Hymenobacter chitinivorans DSM 11115 includes these protein-coding regions:
- a CDS encoding RCC1 domain-containing protein → MKHKYFLRGCLVWCLALRAGSGMAQTPTTSPFVAVDGSVATYYTMALRADGSLWSWGINRDGQLGYPTTTEISPTPQEVKILAATGPRTVWTQVTAGANTAFALRSDGSLWAWGTNYGRYGNGNQTSPGGTSPTAIPHPATAAAGTVWTQVEAGSVHTLASRSDNTLWAWGSNSSGALGDGSGLSQSAPILIPTPTGAAPGTRWTQLSCGSSYSMALRSDGTLWGWGENYFGALGVSTNQNSFTPVPITQIPAPAGAAAGTTWTRVVAGNDHTLAMRSDGSLWVWGNSGSTNLAMQRVAVPATAPASAQWVDFAAGYIFSGALLSDGTLWTWGSNLDGQLGLNSTTFQSTPRQEFTRSRWTKVTMGSSFTLALDPQGLVYGSGYNVQGSLGDGTTINRLTFKPSLAPVLAATAPRLLLAPQPTPNPAHDYLTLPDVAPTATLRLHDTQGRLMREARPVAGTVDVRGLAPGLYLLTVQEPGHTSRAARVVLE